One window of Pocillopora verrucosa isolate sample1 chromosome 9, ASM3666991v2, whole genome shotgun sequence genomic DNA carries:
- the LOC131777110 gene encoding protein phosphatase 1 regulatory subunit 27-like, with protein sequence MMSNVERDLNGNVKHKKSFTRFPEDLIIRETVPGQDTTEELELIVQSSEKIDVNCLNEYGHTVLSTAAFVGSMKCCRILVELGAEVGKQDEDGWTAMHYAMAKGYLDIVKYLVMCGGDLFAKNNDGDAPLDFVEDNEIKEILLASYEKYSQSKSEV encoded by the coding sequence ATGATGTCAAATGTTGAAAGAGACTTGAATGGAAACGTAAAACATAAGAAATCCTTCACCCGGTTTCCTGAAGATTTGATAATCCGCGAGACCGTTCCCGGTCAGGACACAACTGAAGAGCTGGAATTGATTGTACAGAGCTCGGAAAAAATCGACGTGAACTGCTTGAATGAGTACGGCCATACTGTGTTGAGTACGGCGGCATTTGTAGGCAGTATGAAATGTTGTAGGATACTCGTTGAACTTGGAGCAGAAGTAGGAAAACAGGACGAAGATGGCTGGACTGCGATGCATTATGCCATGGCAAAGGGATATTTggacattgtaaaatatttggtTATGTGTGGAGGAGATTTATTCGCTAAAAATAACGACGGCGACGCACCATTGGATTTTGTCGAAGATaacgaaattaaagaaatactctTAGCGAGTTACGAAAAATATTCGCAGAGCAAATCCGAAGTATAA